In a genomic window of Nodosilinea sp. E11:
- a CDS encoding DUF2442 domain-containing protein — MVSRLLHASQEERQNWQLLGDGYAIEWADLDEHIGIEGLLAGRQSGESHQSFER; from the coding sequence TTGGTATCCCGTTTACTCCACGCCTCTCAAGAAGAACGGCAGAACTGGCAACTTTTAGGCGATGGTTACGCCATTGAGTGGGCCGATTTAGACGAACATATTGGCATCGAAGGCCTGTTAGCCGGTAGACAGAGTGGCGAAAGCCATCAGTCTTTTGAACGCTAA
- a CDS encoding RNA-directed DNA polymerase, translating to MVKQTHIRNLLLNKGFFPEVLPPCFDSENLASSFKGKIQDIDKRKFHKRTTDYVRYSGTKHDGHRRAYGTVNPIPYFNTCQFISSNWEIFETKFKSSKLSLDRIRLGRDTEDRAIIVPALSELTERISSQLRFSPYILKADISQFFPSIYTHAVSWVAHGRDVAKANLTHNSTVATFNAFDWFTQQCQSGQTRGVTIGPDAFRIFAEFISCEIDNQLLSRTGEIDPKIIIGGVRHVDDFYIGVRSEVDASVVLSVLRDVLQTYELQINDTKTKVISGLEAFDDVWAQELRAISLEVWSSDKFSYAIDKAHEISKLVKSQSPIKLILRRLDTAKCYKSNSWESIEAMLQRVLWHYDHCTDYVCLLLTKRFAIQEGYDRQGWSETVSMLIKRHLAFNQHHEIAWLLWTAFVCDLQLDEDLISQVSKMQNSHLRALIIAAYQKGKLNKKPPIQLGISLSTSDSNWLHNLVGRSSGYSKAKFSGTFADEFEHLAEKNVDLINFDKHMKSVSKFNKAAISSSKYGYDAQEDASEDNEYIIPF from the coding sequence ATGGTAAAGCAGACACATATCCGGAACTTACTTCTCAACAAGGGCTTTTTCCCTGAAGTCTTACCACCTTGCTTCGATAGTGAGAATTTAGCTTCAAGCTTTAAGGGAAAGATACAAGATATAGATAAGCGAAAGTTCCACAAACGGACAACAGATTACGTTCGCTACAGTGGTACAAAGCATGATGGACATCGGAGAGCTTATGGAACAGTGAATCCTATTCCATATTTCAACACTTGCCAGTTTATCTCCAGCAATTGGGAAATATTTGAAACCAAATTTAAGTCTTCGAAACTGTCCTTGGACAGGATCAGGTTGGGCCGTGATACGGAAGATCGAGCTATCATTGTTCCAGCTTTAAGCGAACTAACGGAACGAATATCTTCTCAACTTCGTTTTTCACCGTACATATTAAAGGCTGACATTTCGCAATTTTTTCCAAGCATCTATACTCATGCGGTATCTTGGGTAGCTCATGGTCGTGACGTTGCCAAAGCCAATCTTACGCATAACTCTACTGTTGCAACATTCAATGCTTTTGATTGGTTCACTCAACAGTGCCAAAGCGGTCAAACTAGAGGAGTAACAATTGGCCCTGACGCGTTCAGAATTTTTGCTGAATTTATAAGTTGTGAAATCGACAATCAACTCCTCAGTCGGACAGGTGAAATAGATCCAAAAATAATTATCGGGGGTGTTCGTCACGTCGATGACTTCTATATTGGAGTAAGAAGTGAGGTCGATGCGTCAGTAGTTTTGTCAGTTCTACGCGATGTTTTGCAAACATATGAACTCCAGATCAACGATACTAAAACGAAAGTAATTAGCGGCCTTGAGGCCTTTGACGACGTATGGGCCCAAGAACTTAGAGCTATATCTCTTGAAGTATGGTCATCAGACAAATTCTCGTATGCAATTGACAAAGCGCATGAAATTTCAAAGCTGGTCAAATCGCAGAGCCCGATAAAGCTAATTCTACGTCGTCTTGATACAGCAAAATGTTATAAATCAAATTCATGGGAAAGCATTGAAGCTATGCTTCAACGTGTTTTATGGCATTATGATCATTGCACTGACTATGTTTGCCTTCTACTAACTAAGAGATTCGCGATACAAGAGGGCTATGATCGACAGGGCTGGTCAGAGACAGTATCTATGTTGATAAAAAGACACCTAGCATTTAATCAGCATCATGAAATAGCCTGGCTTTTGTGGACAGCTTTTGTGTGTGATTTGCAGCTTGATGAAGACCTCATATCCCAAGTGAGTAAAATGCAAAATTCACACCTACGTGCGCTGATAATAGCTGCTTATCAAAAAGGCAAGCTAAATAAAAAACCACCAATTCAACTAGGCATTAGTCTTTCGACGTCTGATTCAAACTGGCTTCACAACCTTGTTGGAAGATCATCAGGTTATTCTAAAGCCAAATTCTCGGGTACTTTTGCAGATGAATTTGAACATCTAGCAGAGAAAAATGTCGATCTTATAAACTTTGATAAGCATATGAAATCTGTCTCGAAGTTCAACAAAGCAGCGATAAGTTCGTCGAAGTATGGCTATGATGCTCAGGAGGATGCAAGCGAAGACAATGAGTATATTATTCCATTCTAG
- a CDS encoding amino acid ABC transporter permease, protein MGYTPNYSVIFNNLGFFIQGAIATLQLAMTSIALGLVLGILGALGRTSGNRILNGIAVAYVEFFRNTPFLIQLFFFYFGFSSVGLRMSAWQAAVLALAINFGAYSTEIVRAGIEGIGKGQVEAGMALGLKKMQIFRRIILVPALGNIYPSLVSQIVIAILFTSVVSQISAEELTFVGSYLQSRTFRSFEIYFFISLLYLAMVWIVKLAAYLVQRRFFGFMRYVR, encoded by the coding sequence ATGGGATACACGCCCAACTATTCTGTCATTTTTAATAACCTGGGCTTTTTCATCCAGGGGGCGATCGCAACGCTGCAACTAGCCATGACCTCCATCGCGCTGGGTCTGGTGCTGGGTATTTTAGGTGCCCTGGGCCGCACCTCCGGCAACCGCATTTTGAACGGTATCGCCGTCGCCTACGTGGAATTTTTTCGCAACACGCCGTTTCTGATTCAGTTGTTTTTCTTTTACTTTGGCTTTTCCAGCGTGGGCCTGCGCATGAGCGCCTGGCAGGCGGCGGTGCTGGCACTGGCGATCAACTTTGGGGCCTACTCCACCGAGATTGTGCGGGCAGGCATCGAGGGCATCGGCAAAGGCCAGGTGGAGGCGGGGATGGCCCTGGGCCTGAAAAAAATGCAGATCTTTCGGCGCATTATCCTGGTGCCCGCCCTGGGGAATATTTACCCTTCCCTGGTAAGCCAGATTGTGATCGCCATTCTGTTTACCAGCGTGGTGTCGCAGATTTCTGCCGAGGAGCTGACCTTTGTGGGCAGCTACCTACAATCGCGCACCTTCCGCAGCTTTGAGATCTACTTCTTTATCTCGCTGCTGTACCTGGCCATGGTGTGGATCGTGAAGCTGGCCGCCTACCTGGTTCAGCGCCGCTTTTTTGGCTTCATGCGCTACGTGCGCTGA
- a CDS encoding amino acid ABC transporter permease — protein MQDFTLTNITYSLLMATRWTIVLSLIAFVGGGLVGFLLMLMRISPLAWVRLPSVVYIEFFQGTPLIMQLFLVFFGISVLFQVNLSAWEAATIALTTYTSAFLADIWRGSIEAIPQGQWEAARALGLNYGKQMKQIILPQAVKMSVPPTVGFAVQVVKGTSLASVIGFVELTRSAASISNVTFQPFLVFSMAAVIYFCLCFPLSLLSKRLERQFAFQ, from the coding sequence ATGCAAGATTTCACCCTCACTAACATTACCTACAGCCTGCTGATGGCCACCCGTTGGACGATTGTGCTGTCGCTGATTGCCTTTGTAGGGGGTGGCCTGGTGGGCTTTTTGCTGATGCTGATGCGAATTTCGCCCCTGGCCTGGGTGCGGCTGCCCAGCGTGGTCTACATCGAGTTTTTTCAGGGAACGCCGCTGATCATGCAGCTGTTTCTCGTGTTCTTTGGCATTTCGGTACTGTTTCAGGTCAACCTGTCGGCCTGGGAAGCTGCCACCATCGCCCTGACCACCTACACCAGCGCCTTTTTAGCCGATATCTGGCGCGGTTCCATTGAGGCGATCCCCCAGGGCCAGTGGGAGGCAGCCCGCGCCCTGGGGCTGAACTACGGTAAGCAAATGAAGCAGATCATTCTGCCCCAGGCGGTGAAGATGTCGGTGCCGCCGACGGTCGGGTTTGCAGTGCAGGTGGTGAAGGGCACGTCGCTGGCCTCGGTGATTGGTTTTGTAGAGCTGACGCGATCGGCGGCCTCGATCAGCAATGTCACCTTTCAGCCGTTTTTGGTGTTTTCCATGGCGGCGGTGATCTACTTCTGCCTCTGCTTTCCCCTGTCGCTGCTCAGCAAGCGCCTAGAGCGCCAGTTTGCCTTCCAGTAG